The Streptococcus mitis genome has a segment encoding these proteins:
- a CDS encoding MAE_28990/MAE_18760 family HEPN-like nuclease: MEIELQNFFDELDLRIEESEHTLNEIERVIFTKRYRLNTEHLAIFSVQTIAMIYSIWEGFIQKTFSEYLSTLNKLNIPFQDYQNSIVVFQMESKFKQFREYPEKLSRRIKFLSDLQSHYQSDRILLDTSINTESNVSFDVLNKILKQFSLPEFPERWGEDYNYPNPTLKEEMNTFLDYRNGVAHGGDISSNDKVTQQVFNRYKHLVLKLMHEIRDILYAGAASNHYLKGDN, encoded by the coding sequence ATGGAAATTGAATTGCAAAATTTTTTTGATGAATTAGATTTACGAATAGAAGAATCTGAACATACACTTAATGAAATTGAAAGAGTAATATTTACCAAAAGATATCGCTTGAATACAGAACATTTGGCTATTTTTTCTGTTCAAACTATTGCAATGATTTATTCAATTTGGGAAGGATTTATTCAAAAAACATTTAGTGAATATTTATCAACTTTGAATAAGTTAAATATTCCATTTCAAGACTATCAAAATAGTATTGTAGTTTTTCAAATGGAGTCAAAGTTTAAACAGTTTAGAGAATACCCTGAAAAATTGAGTAGAAGGATTAAATTTTTATCTGATTTACAAAGTCACTATCAGAGTGATCGAATTTTATTAGATACATCGATTAATACAGAAAGTAATGTTAGTTTTGATGTGTTGAATAAGATCCTGAAACAATTTTCGTTGCCAGAGTTCCCAGAACGATGGGGGGAAGACTATAATTATCCAAATCCTACTTTGAAAGAAGAAATGAACACATTTTTGGATTATAGAAATGGTGTGGCACATGGAGGAGATATTAGCTCAAATGATAAAGTTACGCAACAAGTGTTTAATAGATATAAACACTTAGTATTAAAATTGATGCATGAAATACGTGATATACTATATGCTGGTGCTGCCTCTAATCATTACTTAAAAGGAGATAACTAA
- the purB gene encoding adenylosuccinate lyase, with the protein MINRYSRPEMANIWSEENKYRAWLEVEILVDEAWAELGEIPKEDVALIREKADFDIDRILEIEQETRHDVVAFTRAVSETLGEERKWVHYGLTSTDVVDTAYGYLYKQANDIIRRDLENFTNIIAEKAKEHKFTIMMGRTHGVHAEPTTFGLKLATWYSEMKRNIERFEHAAAGVEAGKISGAVGNFANIPPFVEQYVCDKLGIRAQEISTQVLPRDLHAEYFAVLASIATSIERMATEIRGLQKSEQREVEEFFAKGQKGSSAMPHKRNPIGSENMTGLARVIRGHMITAYENVALWHERDISHSSAERIITPDTTILIDYMLNRFGNIVKNLTVFPENMIRNMNSTFGLIFSQRAMLTLIEKGMTREQAYDLVQPKTAYSWDNQVDFKPLLEADPEVTSRLTQEEIDEIFNPLYYTKRVDDIFERLGLGD; encoded by the coding sequence ATGATCAACCGTTACTCTCGCCCTGAGATGGCGAACATTTGGAGTGAAGAAAATAAATACCGTGCTTGGCTTGAGGTGGAAATCTTGGTTGACGAGGCATGGGCTGAGTTGGGGGAAATCCCTAAGGAAGATGTGGCTTTGATTCGCGAAAAGGCGGACTTTGACATTGACCGTATTTTGGAGATTGAGCAGGAGACTCGTCATGATGTGGTGGCTTTCACGCGTGCGGTTTCGGAGACGCTTGGTGAGGAGCGCAAGTGGGTTCACTATGGGTTGACTTCTACCGACGTGGTGGATACGGCCTACGGTTATCTCTACAAGCAGGCCAACGACATCATCCGTCGTGACCTTGAGAACTTCACCAACATCATCGCTGAAAAGGCTAAGGAGCACAAGTTCACCATCATGATGGGTCGTACCCACGGTGTGCACGCTGAGCCGACGACTTTTGGTCTCAAGCTTGCGACTTGGTACAGCGAAATGAAGCGCAACATCGAGCGTTTCGAGCATGCGGCTGCTGGTGTGGAAGCTGGTAAAATCTCTGGTGCGGTTGGAAACTTCGCCAACATCCCACCATTCGTAGAGCAATACGTCTGCGACAAGCTTGGTATCCGTGCTCAAGAAATCTCTACACAGGTGCTTCCTCGTGACCTTCACGCTGAGTACTTTGCAGTTCTTGCTAGCATCGCTACTTCAATCGAACGTATGGCAACAGAAATTCGTGGTTTGCAAAAATCAGAACAACGCGAAGTAGAAGAATTCTTTGCTAAAGGGCAAAAAGGGTCTTCAGCAATGCCTCACAAACGTAACCCTATCGGTTCTGAGAACATGACAGGTCTTGCGCGTGTTATCCGTGGTCACATGATTACAGCCTATGAAAACGTGGCTCTCTGGCACGAACGTGATATCTCTCACTCATCAGCTGAGCGCATCATCACACCAGATACGACCATCTTGATTGACTACATGCTTAACCGCTTTGGCAATATTGTCAAGAATTTGACAGTCTTCCCAGAAAATATGATCCGCAACATGAATTCTACGTTTGGTCTTATCTTTAGCCAACGTGCTATGTTGACCTTGATTGAAAAAGGGATGACCCGTGAGCAAGCCTATGACTTGGTACAACCAAAAACAGCCTACTCTTGGGACAACCAAGTAGATTTCAAACCACTTCTTGAGGCAGATCCAGAAGTAACATCACGTCTCACACAAGAGGAGATTGATGAAATTTTCAACCCTCTTTATTACACTAAACGAGTGGATGATATCTTTGAACGTCTAGGACTGGGTGATTAA
- the strH gene encoding LPXTG-anchored beta-N-acetylhexosaminidase StrH: MKLDKKQRFSIRKYAVGAASVLIGFTFSAQVVSADGLTPAPKATETLQAVPDSPQASEEPIQDKEEKLVKQADKTIKEEVKTEKDTVNTVVPKTDNVVTPVVTEHASPAPTTGADSATQVEKSGESANTEKKNEPATPAVLAPTTERATQTNEKLAKKKIVSIDAGRKYFSPEQLKEIIDKAKHYGYTDLHLLVGNDGLRFMLDDMSITANGKTYASDDVKRAIEKGTNDYYNDPNGNHLTESQMTDLINYAKDKGIGLIPTVNSPGHMDAILNAMKELGIQNPNFNYFGKESARTVDLDNEQAVAFTKALIDKYAAYFAKKTEIFNIGLDEYANDATNAKGWSVLQADKYYPNEGYPVKGYEKFIAYANDLARIVKSHGLKPMAFNDGIYYNSDTSFGTFDKDIIVSMWTGGWGGYDVASAKLLVEKGHQILNTNDAWYYVLGRNADGQGWYNLDQGLNGIKNTPITSVPKSDGATIPFIGGMVAAWADTPSARYSPSRLFKLMRQFANSNAEYFAADYESAEQALNEVPKDLNRYTAESVAAVNEAAKAIRSLDSNLSRAQQDTIDQAIAKLQEAVSNLTFTPEAQKEEDAKREVEKLAKNKVISIDAGRKYFTLDQLKRIVDKASELGYSDVHLLLGNDGLRFLLDDMTITANGKTYASDDVKNAIIQGTKAYYDDPNGTALTQAEVTELIEYAKSKGIGLIPAINSPGHMDAMLVAMEKLGIKNPQAHFDKVSKTTMDLRNEEAMNFVKALIGKYMDFFAGKTKIFNFGTDEYANDATSAQGWYYLKWYQLYGKFAEYANTLAAMAKERGLQPMAFNDGFYYEDKDDVQFDKDVLISYWSKGWWGYNLASPQYLASKGYKFLNTNGDWYYILGQKPEDGGGFLKKAIENTEKTPFNQLASTKYPEVDLPTVGSMLAIWADRPSAEYKEEEIFELMTAFADHNKDYFRANYNALREEIAQIPENLEGYSKESLDALSAVKTALNYNLNRNKQAELDTLVANLKAARLGLKPAATHSGSLDENEVAANVETRPELITRTEEIPFEFIKKENPNLPAGQENIITAGVKGERTHYISVLTENGKTTETVLDSQVTKEVVNQVVEVGAPVTHKGDESGLAPTTEVKSRLDVQEEEIPFTTVTRENPLLLKGKTQVITKGVNGHRSNFYSVSTSADGKEVKTLVNSVVAQEAVTQIVEVGTLVTHKGDESGLAPTTEVKSRLDVQEEEIPFTTVTRENPLLLKGKTQVITEGVNGRRSNLYSVSTSADGKEVKTLVNSVVAQEAVTQIVEVGTLVTHVGDENGQAAIAEEKPKLEIPSQPTPSTAPAEENKALPQGPAPVATEKKLPETGSHDSAGLVVAGLMATLAAYGLTKRKED, translated from the coding sequence ATGAAACTAGACAAGAAACAGCGTTTCTCAATCCGCAAGTATGCAGTCGGAGCAGCTTCTGTACTGATAGGATTTACCTTCAGTGCGCAAGTCGTATCTGCAGATGGACTCACACCAGCACCAAAAGCTACTGAAACTTTGCAAGCTGTGCCGGATAGCCCACAAGCATCAGAAGAACCAATTCAAGATAAAGAAGAAAAACTGGTAAAACAAGCTGACAAAACTATAAAAGAGGAAGTTAAAACTGAAAAAGATACTGTTAACACAGTTGTTCCAAAAACAGACAATGTGGTAACACCAGTAGTAACAGAACATGCCAGCCCAGCCCCTACTACAGGGGCAGATAGCGCAACTCAAGTGGAAAAAAGCGGAGAGAGTGCCAATACTGAGAAGAAAAACGAGCCTGCTACTCCTGCTGTACTCGCTCCGACTACTGAACGTGCCACTCAAACTAATGAAAAGCTAGCGAAAAAGAAAATTGTTTCTATTGATGCTGGACGTAAATATTTCTCACCAGAACAACTCAAGGAAATCATTGATAAAGCGAAACATTATGGCTACACTGATTTACACCTATTAGTTGGAAATGATGGACTCCGCTTCATGTTGGACGATATGAGCATCACAGCTAACGGCAAGACCTATGCGAGTGACGATGTCAAACGTGCCATTGAAAAAGGTACGAATGATTATTACAACGATCCAAACGGCAATCACTTAACAGAAAGTCAAATGACAGATCTGATTAACTATGCCAAAGATAAAGGCATCGGTCTCATTCCGACAGTAAATAGTCCTGGTCACATGGATGCGATTCTCAATGCCATGAAAGAATTGGGAATCCAAAACCCTAACTTTAACTATTTTGGGAAGGAATCAGCTCGTACTGTCGATCTTGACAACGAACAAGCAGTCGCTTTTACAAAAGCCCTTATCGATAAGTATGCTGCTTATTTCGCGAAAAAGACTGAAATCTTCAACATCGGACTTGATGAATATGCCAATGATGCAACAAACGCTAAAGGTTGGAGCGTTCTTCAAGCTGATAAATACTATCCAAACGAAGGCTATCCTGTAAAAGGCTATGAAAAATTTATTGCCTACGCCAATGACCTAGCTCGTATTGTAAAATCGCACGGTCTAAAACCAATGGCCTTCAATGATGGTATCTACTACAATAGTGATACTAGCTTCGGAACTTTTGACAAAGATATCATCGTTTCAATGTGGACTGGTGGTTGGGGAGGTTACGACGTCGCTTCTGCTAAACTTCTAGTAGAAAAAGGTCACCAAATCCTAAACACTAACGATGCTTGGTACTATGTTCTTGGGCGAAATGCAGATGGCCAAGGTTGGTACAACCTTGATCAAGGCTTAAACGGTATCAAGAACACTCCAATCACTTCAGTACCAAAATCCGACGGAGCAACTATTCCATTCATCGGTGGTATGGTAGCTGCGTGGGCCGACACTCCATCTGCACGTTATTCACCGTCACGCCTCTTCAAACTCATGCGTCAATTCGCAAATTCTAATGCTGAATACTTCGCAGCTGATTATGAGTCTGCAGAACAAGCACTTAACGAGGTACCAAAAGACCTTAACCGTTATACTGCAGAAAGTGTCGCAGCGGTTAACGAAGCGGCAAAAGCCATCCGATCACTTGATAGCAACCTCAGTCGCGCCCAACAAGACACGATTGACCAAGCAATTGCAAAACTTCAAGAAGCAGTCAGCAATTTGACCTTCACGCCAGAAGCTCAAAAAGAAGAAGATGCTAAACGTGAGGTTGAAAAACTTGCTAAAAACAAGGTGATTTCAATCGATGCTGGACGCAAATACTTTACTCTTGACCAGCTCAAACGCATCGTAGACAAGGCCAGTGAGCTCGGATATTCTGATGTCCATCTCCTTCTAGGAAATGACGGACTTCGCTTCCTACTCGATGATATGACCATTACTGCCAACGGAAAAACCTATGCAAGTGATGATGTCAAAAATGCCATCATCCAAGGAACAAAAGCTTACTACGATGATCCAAACGGGACTGCACTTACACAGGCAGAAGTGACAGAACTAATTGAATACGCTAAATCTAAGGGCATCGGTCTCATCCCAGCTATTAACAGTCCAGGTCACATGGATGCTATGCTGGTTGCCATGGAAAAATTGGGTATTAAAAATCCTCAAGCCCACTTTGACAAAGTCTCCAAAACAACTATGGACTTGAGAAACGAAGAAGCGATGAACTTTGTAAAAGCCCTCATCGGTAAATACATGGACTTCTTTGCAGGAAAAACAAAGATTTTCAACTTTGGTACTGACGAATACGCTAACGATGCGACTAGTGCCCAAGGCTGGTACTACCTCAAATGGTATCAACTCTATGGCAAATTTGCCGAATATGCCAACACCCTCGCTGCCATGGCCAAAGAAAGAGGGCTTCAACCAATGGCCTTCAACGATGGCTTCTACTATGAGGACAAGGACGATGTTCAGTTTGACAAAGATGTCTTGATTTCTTACTGGTCTAAAGGCTGGTGGGGCTACAACCTCGCATCACCTCAATACCTAGCAAGCAAGGGTTATAAGTTCTTGAATACCAACGGTGACTGGTACTACATTCTCGGTCAAAAACCAGAAGATGGTGGTGGTTTCCTCAAAAAAGCTATTGAGAATACTGAAAAAACACCATTCAATCAACTAGCTTCTACCAAATATCCTGAAGTAGACCTTCCAACAGTCGGAAGTATGCTTGCTATCTGGGCAGATAGACCAAGCGCTGAGTACAAGGAGGAAGAAATCTTTGAACTTATGACTGCCTTTGCAGACCACAACAAAGACTACTTCCGTGCTAATTATAATGCTCTCCGCGAAGAAATCGCACAAATTCCTGAAAACTTAGAAGGATACAGCAAGGAAAGCTTGGATGCCCTAAGTGCAGTTAAAACAGCTCTAAATTACAACCTCAATCGTAATAAACAAGCTGAGCTTGACACACTTGTAGCCAACCTAAAAGCCGCTCGCTTAGGTCTCAAACCAGCTGCAACTCACTCAGGAAGCCTGGATGAAAATGAAGTGGCTGCCAATGTTGAAACCAGACCAGAACTCATCACAAGAACTGAAGAAATCCCATTTGAATTTATCAAGAAAGAAAATCCTAACCTCCCAGCTGGTCAGGAAAATATTATCACAGCAGGAGTCAAAGGTGAACGAACTCATTACATCTCTGTCCTTACTGAAAATGGAAAAACAACCGAAACAGTCCTTGATAGCCAAGTAACCAAAGAAGTTGTAAACCAAGTGGTTGAAGTCGGTGCTCCTGTAACTCACAAGGGTGATGAAAGTGGTCTTGCACCAACTACTGAGGTAAAATCTAGACTAGATGTCCAAGAGGAAGAAATTCCATTTACCACAGTGACTCGTGAAAATCCACTCTTACTCAAAGGAAAAACACAAGTCATTACTAAGGGCGTCAATGGACATCGTAGTAACTTCTACTCTGTGAGCACTTCTGCCGATGGTAAGGAAGTGAAAACTCTTGTAAATAGTGTCGTAGCACAGGAAGCCGTTACTCAAATTGTGGAAGTCGGAACTCTAGTAACTCATAAGGGTGATGAAAGTGGTCTTGCACCAACTACTGAGGTAAAATCTAGACTAGATGTCCAAGAGGAAGAAATTCCATTTACCACAGTGACTCGTGAAAATCCACTCTTACTCAAAGGAAAAACACAAGTCATTACTGAAGGTGTCAACGGGCGCCGTAGCAACCTCTACTCTGTGAGCACTTCTGCCGATGGCAAGGAAGTGAAAACTCTTGTAAATAGTGTCGTAGCACAGGAAGCCGTTACTCAAATAGTCGAAGTCGGAACTCTGGTAACACATGTAGGTGATGAAAACGGACAAGCCGCTATTGCTGAAGAAAAACCAAAACTAGAAATCCCAAGCCAACCAACTCCATCAACTGCTCCTGCTGAGGAAAATAAAGCTCTTCCTCAAGGTCCAGCTCCTGTGGCAACAGAGAAAAAACTTCCTGAAACAGGAAGTCACGATTCTGCAGGACTAGTAGTCGCAGGACTCATGGCCACACTAGCAGCCTATGGACTCACTAAAAGAAAAGAAGACTAA